The genomic DNA CTCCTCTCATTTCTTGGTGAGCGGATTTCTGAGCTCGACAATGCCCTTTGATTGTACAAAGTTGTCCGCAGTCTCTCGATTTATTTGTGCCCCAggtatagttttttttatttttctgattTCCCGGAGAAAAATCTCAAATTTGTTCTATTTCAGCTCGTCGATCTCATCATCTCCCTACTTGTTGAGTCTGTTTGTTACCCTTGCAAAGATGGTTTCTTTTTCATTGAATTAATCAAAAGATTTTGTTGATTTTTGTTTCGATTTGGTCCTGGAATTGAAACAGATGGCAAGGGAAAGGTGTGATCTTAACAAGGAAGAAGCGAAGATTCTCAaaccttcttcctcttccccttctaTTTTGTCGCAGCTTTCCCCTCAAGGATTTGAAGCTCTGGAGAGGCCTGAGAGATTCCAAGCACCTACTGTTCTGATTTCCTGCCCGCCGAAGACCGAGGAAGACTGTCCTCCATCCCCGACCATTCAGTCCATTAAGCGTTGCTTGATCTGCAGGAAAAGGGTGGGCTTGACCGGCTTCCGGTGCCGCTGTGGCGATCTCTTCTGCAAACTTCACCGGTACTCCGATTCCCATGGCTGCTCATTCGATTACAAGGCGGCTGGAAGAGAACAAATCGCCAAGGCCAATCCTCTCATAAGAGCTGCGAAGATCATTAAAATATGAGCGTTTCTTTTCCTGCTTTTACTCAACATTTCTTGAAGTTAACTGGGTCTAGCTACTTCATCTTGTAGTCTGATTGAATTGCATTGTCTCTGaattttttttagagatttgtccAACTTtatatgtgtcatcagatacacggACCCACGAGTGCTTGAGATACATGAAAGCacctattgttttttttttctcaaaatgacAACAAAAAAGATTGTATGTGATACATGAAAGAATAGCTATTTTTTATTGACTAATTTTGTTGTTAgtaactattttgtttgttttggcATTTCAGTATGATTACGTGCAACAAAAAAGAGAGGGGAAGCTGCAGTTTGAAGGGGTTTGTTTTTATTTCCTTActgttgaatttgagattgaagaCCTAATGCTACTACATTGAGCTGGTCCATGGTTGGTCTTTATCAGAGTGGAGATGATGTTAAGGTTGATAAACTTCCACCATTTCAATCTCATCCCAATCTAATGTGCATGTTTTCCACCTTGAGTTACTTCAATAAAACCAGTCATCGACATCTTATCTAATGAGCAAAAGCTGGATGAATCTCTCCAACCCAAATAGTACATCGAAAGATCTATTGTCCAAGTTGTAAAGCATAAAGCAAACCTACATCAATGGTCTTGCCAATGAAAGTAATTCATCATATAACCTTTCTTTTCAATACACACTGTAGTTTCACTTTGACAGTCAACAATCGGTTATAAAATGCAGGAAATATTGTTGGTCTTTTCTAAAATGTGGCTAATAGTAGTCTCATTTACAGAATAGACTCCACTGGTGATATTGTGACCTTGAGGACAATCTCCAATCATTCTGACCAACTACTAACTGCTACTAATGGATGTGGTACATGCCATGTATAATTGTTTCATCTCTTTCATTTTTGGAGCAGTTAAATTTTAGTTGGGATAGTAGGGCTACTACCAAACTCCAAAACCCCCCAAG from Zingiber officinale cultivar Zhangliang chromosome 4A, Zo_v1.1, whole genome shotgun sequence includes the following:
- the LOC121972348 gene encoding zinc finger AN1 domain-containing stress-associated protein 15-like — its product is MARERCDLNKEEAKILKPSSSSPSILSQLSPQGFEALERPERFQAPTVLISCPPKTEEDCPPSPTIQSIKRCLICRKRVGLTGFRCRCGDLFCKLHRYSDSHGCSFDYKAAGREQIAKANPLIRAAKIIKI